In a single window of the Gemmatimonadota bacterium genome:
- a CDS encoding CDP-alcohol phosphatidyltransferase family protein: MTGAEGPSRRVAFAVADAITLVRIPLAVAFPFLPSVPARLTLLALAAATDFGDGWWARRFGGSRIGVMLDPIVDKLFMASAFGVVLFSGTLSWYEVFALLIRDIIASVAFFITVATGRATTVPARAGGKAVTLLQLMTLLAFVLGSPLLRRLAWATAAVALYALYDYNKPFFRKLSTR, translated from the coding sequence ATGACTGGCGCCGAGGGTCCATCACGTCGGGTTGCGTTTGCGGTGGCGGATGCCATCACGCTGGTGCGCATTCCGCTGGCGGTGGCCTTTCCGTTCCTCCCGAGCGTTCCGGCTCGGCTCACCCTGCTGGCGCTCGCGGCGGCCACTGATTTTGGTGACGGCTGGTGGGCGCGCCGTTTCGGCGGGTCGCGCATCGGGGTGATGCTCGACCCGATCGTCGACAAGCTCTTCATGGCATCGGCGTTCGGTGTGGTGCTCTTCTCGGGAACCCTGAGCTGGTACGAAGTGTTTGCGCTACTGATTCGCGACATCATCGCGTCGGTCGCCTTCTTCATCACCGTGGCCACTGGTCGCGCCACGACGGTGCCCGCCCGCGCTGGTGGGAAAGCGGTGACCTTGCTGCAACTGATGACCCTGCTCGCCTTCGTGCTCGGATCGCCGCTCTTGCGGCGGCTCGCCTGGGCCACGGCAGCGGTCGCTCTCTATGCTCTGTACGATTACAACAAGCCCTTCTTCCGGAAGCTGAGCACTCGATGA
- a CDS encoding potassium transporter Kup, with product MSHTRSEPKGKALAALSFAALGVVYGDIGTSPLYALAECFSGPHAIALTRDNLLGVLSLVFWALNFVVSFKYISMVMRADNRGEGGILALLALVRPGGKSKSVGKRSTLLILGLFGAALLYADGVITPAISVLGAVDGLKMASPIFTQAWLVPMSVVIITALFFVQKRGTAGIGKIFGPLTTVWFIAIAILGARGIGAHPEVLAALNPWYAVKYFMQNGLVGLEVLGAVVLVITGGEALYADMGHFGPKPIRLAWFALVLPALVLNYFGQGALLLDHLQSGVLPVDYNPFYALVPGWALYPMVVIATAAAVVASQALVSGAYSLTQQGMQLGFIPRMRIIHTSHTEMGQIYMPGVNTALWLACIALVVAFKTPQALAGTYGVAVTGTMLITSILFAAVMSNIWKWPLWRVVTVTTLFVGVDVALLSANVLKIPHGGWVPLAAGALLYLLMSTWKKGRSQVTALLKETSLPLELFVPDIARRQPHRVPGIAVFMTSIPDVAPPVLLHHLKHNKVLHQKVVLMTVLSAEIPQVAAADRVSVESKGEGFYQVMAHYGFLESPDVPEILALVTDRLHEDREDGMPSLRMSEISFFLGRETLIVTPRARGAPRAADAMPGWRAKLFGVMSRNAQSATAYFGLPPNRVIELGAQIQV from the coding sequence GTGAGCCACACTCGCAGCGAGCCGAAGGGGAAGGCGCTCGCCGCCCTCTCCTTCGCCGCCCTCGGTGTCGTCTACGGCGACATCGGCACCTCACCGCTCTACGCGCTGGCCGAATGCTTCTCCGGCCCGCACGCGATTGCCCTCACTCGCGACAATCTGCTCGGCGTCCTGTCGCTGGTCTTCTGGGCGCTGAACTTCGTCGTCTCGTTCAAGTACATCTCGATGGTGATGCGCGCCGACAACCGCGGCGAGGGCGGCATTCTCGCCCTGCTTGCGCTGGTGCGGCCGGGCGGCAAGTCCAAGTCCGTGGGCAAGCGCTCGACCTTGCTGATCCTCGGACTCTTCGGCGCCGCCTTGCTCTATGCCGACGGCGTCATCACGCCGGCCATCTCGGTGCTCGGCGCCGTCGACGGCCTCAAGATGGCGTCGCCGATCTTTACCCAGGCGTGGCTCGTTCCGATGTCCGTGGTGATCATCACCGCGCTCTTCTTCGTGCAGAAGCGCGGAACTGCCGGCATCGGCAAGATCTTCGGGCCGCTCACGACCGTCTGGTTCATTGCCATTGCGATTCTCGGCGCGCGCGGCATCGGCGCGCATCCCGAAGTGCTCGCGGCGCTGAACCCATGGTATGCCGTCAAGTATTTCATGCAGAACGGCCTCGTCGGACTCGAAGTCCTCGGCGCGGTGGTGCTGGTGATCACCGGCGGCGAAGCGCTCTACGCCGACATGGGGCACTTCGGACCCAAGCCGATTCGCCTCGCCTGGTTCGCACTGGTGCTGCCGGCTCTCGTGCTGAACTACTTCGGCCAGGGTGCGCTGCTGCTCGATCATCTGCAGAGTGGCGTGCTGCCGGTCGACTACAATCCGTTCTACGCGCTGGTGCCGGGGTGGGCGCTCTATCCGATGGTCGTCATCGCGACGGCCGCCGCCGTCGTGGCGTCACAAGCCCTGGTGTCGGGCGCGTACTCGCTCACGCAGCAGGGAATGCAACTCGGCTTCATCCCGCGGATGCGGATCATTCATACTTCGCACACCGAGATGGGTCAGATCTACATGCCGGGGGTCAACACCGCACTCTGGCTCGCGTGCATCGCGCTGGTGGTCGCCTTCAAGACGCCGCAGGCACTCGCCGGCACGTACGGCGTGGCAGTTACGGGGACGATGCTCATCACCTCGATTCTCTTCGCGGCGGTGATGTCGAACATCTGGAAGTGGCCGCTCTGGCGGGTCGTCACGGTCACGACCCTGTTCGTGGGCGTTGATGTCGCCTTGCTCTCCGCGAATGTGCTCAAGATCCCGCACGGTGGCTGGGTTCCGCTCGCGGCCGGTGCGCTGCTCTACCTGCTGATGAGCACCTGGAAGAAAGGGCGGAGTCAGGTCACCGCGCTGCTCAAGGAGACCTCGCTCCCGCTCGAGCTCTTCGTGCCCGACATCGCGCGCCGGCAGCCACATCGTGTCCCCGGCATCGCGGTCTTCATGACCTCGATCCCCGACGTGGCGCCACCGGTGCTGCTGCACCACCTCAAGCACAACAAGGTGCTGCACCAGAAAGTGGTACTCATGACGGTGCTCTCGGCCGAGATCCCGCAGGTCGCCGCGGCCGATCGCGTCAGCGTGGAGTCGAAGGGCGAAGGCTTCTACCAGGTGATGGCGCACTACGGTTTCCTCGAATCGCCTGACGTGCCGGAAATTCTCGCGCTCGTCACCGATCGCCTCCACGAGGATCGCGAAGACGGCATGCCCTCCCTCCGGATGAGCGAGATCTCCTTCTTCCTCGGCCGCGAAACCCTCATCGTCACGCCACGTGCGCGCGGCGCACCCCGCGCCGCCGACGCGATGCCGGGGTGGCGCGCGAAGCTCTTCGGCGTGATGAGCCGCAACGCGCAGAGCGCGACCGCCTACTTCGGACTCCCACCCAATCGAGTCATCGAGCTGGGGGCGCAGATCCAGGTGTAG
- a CDS encoding OsmC family protein — protein sequence MTDPNLRFGHLDWTSGMSFTASSESWPSIVIDGNGKEGPGPMVTLLLAAGACSGSDVVSILEKMQVKLKSFTVDVTGRRNEEMPRRYNALTLVFRLAGEGLTQAKADRAVELSVSKYCSVVLSLNPDIPITTEVIVEG from the coding sequence ATGACTGATCCCAATCTGCGCTTTGGCCATCTCGACTGGACCAGCGGCATGTCGTTCACGGCGAGCTCGGAGAGCTGGCCCAGCATCGTCATCGATGGCAACGGCAAGGAGGGCCCCGGCCCGATGGTCACGCTGCTCCTCGCGGCCGGCGCCTGCAGCGGCTCCGACGTGGTAAGCATTCTCGAGAAGATGCAGGTGAAGCTGAAGTCGTTCACCGTGGATGTCACCGGCCGCCGCAACGAAGAGATGCCGCGCCGCTACAACGCGCTCACCCTCGTCTTCCGCCTCGCCGGCGAAGGGCTGACGCAGGCCAAGGCCGATCGGGCGGTGGAGCTTTCCGTGAGCAAGTATTGCTCGGTGGTGCTGTCGTTGAATCCGGATATTCCGATTACGACGGAAGTCATTGTCGAAGGATGA
- a CDS encoding thioredoxin domain-containing protein has protein sequence MAQGQKSFYYLLGGIALVGVAVVGYRVLGGKTVSIPANVVVSSADTTGFRGYILGSDSAPVEVTEYADFECPGCANFEAVSWPDVKARLIDTGKIRYRYRDTPLPVHPNSRLVAHAAACANDQGKFWEMKDHIFATQTERFGQKNPLSLLKSAAAAAGVNTDTWQTCMESAKYAGRIEASSQESAKVGVGSTPTFLIAGRLYEGMSGDEMVRIVDSIVAAKATAPATPPKP, from the coding sequence ATGGCTCAGGGCCAGAAGTCCTTCTATTACCTCCTCGGCGGGATCGCCCTGGTGGGTGTCGCCGTGGTCGGCTACCGGGTCCTCGGTGGCAAAACCGTCTCGATTCCGGCCAACGTGGTGGTCTCCTCGGCCGACACGACCGGCTTCCGGGGCTACATCCTCGGCTCCGACTCGGCGCCGGTCGAGGTGACCGAATATGCCGACTTCGAATGCCCTGGCTGTGCCAACTTCGAGGCCGTTTCCTGGCCCGATGTGAAGGCCCGGCTCATCGACACCGGCAAGATCCGCTACCGCTACCGCGACACGCCGCTCCCGGTCCACCCCAACTCACGGCTCGTAGCCCACGCGGCTGCGTGCGCCAACGACCAGGGGAAGTTCTGGGAGATGAAGGACCATATCTTCGCGACCCAGACGGAGCGCTTCGGGCAGAAGAATCCGCTCAGTCTGCTCAAGTCGGCGGCCGCGGCAGCCGGGGTGAACACCGATACCTGGCAGACCTGCATGGAATCGGCGAAGTATGCCGGCCGGATCGAGGCCTCCTCGCAGGAGTCGGCCAAGGTTGGCGTCGGTTCGACCCCGACCTTCCTCATCGCGGGTCGGCTCTATGAAGGGATGAGCGGCGACGAGATGGTGCGCATCGTCGACTCGATCGTGGCGGCAAAGGCCACCGCGCCGGCGACTCCGCCGAAGCCGTGA
- a CDS encoding helix-turn-helix transcriptional regulator: MPVHIDDLIFSTATVRAGRFRCEPGHPAFRDSGPITGHIVVFPRTGVWIQHADSRPFVADPNIATIYNRGQEYSRRVLSPAGDRCEWFGVTPALASEIAVRCLPLDRITDDRPFTVESAACSPALYLRQRTIYRLLTSGALTGLAAEETIVSIVNDVISAASTEGRRMSKRRVTARHRDLAMNARMLIARDSFGTSDLAQLSAELGVSPFHLCRVFRAVTGATMHAWQMDLRLRAALEQLEGAPGAISRVAHACGFSSHSHLVLWCRRRFGDTPSRLQERLIA; this comes from the coding sequence ATGCCTGTTCATATCGACGACCTGATCTTCTCCACCGCGACCGTCCGCGCGGGCCGCTTTCGGTGCGAGCCGGGCCACCCGGCCTTTCGTGACAGTGGCCCGATAACAGGGCACATCGTCGTCTTCCCGCGCACCGGCGTATGGATCCAGCACGCGGATTCGCGGCCGTTCGTTGCCGATCCGAACATTGCGACGATCTACAACCGTGGCCAGGAATATTCGCGACGCGTTCTCTCGCCGGCCGGCGACCGCTGCGAATGGTTCGGCGTCACGCCGGCCCTGGCATCCGAAATCGCAGTGCGCTGCTTGCCGCTCGATCGCATCACCGATGATCGGCCATTCACGGTCGAATCCGCGGCGTGTTCACCGGCCTTGTACCTCCGTCAGCGCACCATTTACAGACTCCTGACATCAGGGGCACTTACTGGCCTCGCCGCCGAAGAGACGATCGTGTCAATCGTCAACGACGTGATCTCGGCGGCGTCGACCGAAGGGCGCCGCATGTCGAAGCGCCGTGTCACTGCTCGGCATCGCGACCTCGCAATGAACGCGCGAATGCTGATCGCCCGGGATTCATTCGGGACCTCTGACCTCGCGCAACTGTCGGCGGAGCTTGGGGTTTCCCCCTTTCATCTCTGCCGGGTCTTCCGCGCCGTCACCGGTGCGACGATGCACGCCTGGCAGATGGACCTCCGGCTGCGGGCTGCGCTCGAGCAGCTCGAAGGTGCACCTGGTGCCATTTCACGGGTGGCCCACGCATGCGGATTCTCGAGTCACAGCCATCTCGTGCTCTGGTGTCGTCGTCGATTCGGCGACACTCCCTCCCGCCTGCAGGAACGGCTCATCGCCTGA
- a CDS encoding pitrilysin family protein, which translates to MSAHPTEGLRRERLPNGVTLLVQRRRSAPAAALVTHVRAGFLDEADDVAGISHVLEHMLFKGTPSLGPGELARRTKALGGSLNAYTSYDRTVYYATVPARHAIEAVALQADQVRNPLFDPDELRRELGVIIQEARRKLDTPSAVAGERLHELLFDNHRIRRWRIGTESVLEGFRREHVAAYHESRYTPGRVIVTLVGDLDEEEALAALRAKWGDWSRPDAPIPAGPAEGSAATMRALRLSGDVTQAEVVLGWRGTGPLAPDAPALELVSALLTGGRGSRLQRLLREPGIVAGVGASHYGAEDVGVFALGAELDSARLAEALPLALGAVRDLAEREVSDGELDRVRTLLLMRLRRRLERYESRATALAGAEADGDVAHLDREEAELLDVTPAQLREVAARYLDTGALSAVAYLPQQDSTPFDLNDLMAARNAPAAAPRPSEEVAWRTRPATLPVRITRRTAHGVHHLALPGLDLLTARHGDVPQVSLAIYRRRTEREQLDNAGLAALAVRSMVRGTTDRDAAQLALAMESLGGVLSPSLGGDVVAFGASVVAERVAHAAELLRDVLTSPRFDPASVEIERALLLDDARAVADDMGRFPFQLALGQAFSDAGYGAPALGTAESLAALTLQDVRNWHQRAIAKGPTTVVAVGDADPEALADQLAAVFSGIGTDAPDAPPGMPALIASGQRLEHRDRQQSALAMIFPGPARTDPRRFAAEVWSAVAGGLGGRLFESLRSARSLAYTVMASSWQRREAGALLTYIAMAPERLDEARDAMLEELAAFRDAPPTADELQRSVAMLAGQAEIARQGAGALAGEIADAWLLGEGLIELDDPGAPYRSVTAEAVHEVAAASLDPARRAEGVVAAGLPG; encoded by the coding sequence GTGAGCGCGCATCCCACCGAGGGGCTGCGCAGAGAGCGGTTGCCGAATGGCGTGACGCTGCTGGTGCAGCGGCGCCGTTCGGCACCTGCCGCCGCCCTGGTCACCCACGTCCGCGCCGGCTTTCTCGACGAAGCCGACGACGTCGCCGGGATCTCGCACGTCCTCGAGCATATGCTCTTCAAGGGGACGCCGTCACTCGGCCCGGGCGAACTCGCCCGCCGCACCAAGGCGCTCGGTGGCTCGCTCAACGCCTACACCTCCTACGACCGCACCGTCTACTACGCGACTGTACCCGCCCGGCACGCCATCGAAGCGGTGGCACTGCAGGCCGATCAGGTGCGCAATCCGCTCTTCGATCCCGATGAACTCCGCCGTGAACTCGGTGTCATCATCCAGGAAGCGCGTCGCAAGCTCGACACGCCATCGGCCGTCGCCGGCGAGCGGCTGCACGAACTCCTCTTCGACAACCATCGCATCCGGCGCTGGCGCATCGGCACCGAGTCGGTGCTCGAAGGCTTTCGTCGCGAGCACGTCGCTGCATACCACGAGTCGCGCTACACGCCCGGGCGCGTGATCGTCACCCTCGTGGGCGATCTCGACGAAGAGGAAGCACTCGCAGCACTTCGCGCGAAGTGGGGCGACTGGTCGCGCCCCGACGCGCCGATTCCTGCCGGGCCTGCAGAAGGTTCTGCGGCCACGATGCGCGCCCTGCGACTCAGCGGCGATGTGACCCAGGCCGAAGTCGTCCTCGGCTGGCGCGGCACTGGCCCCCTCGCCCCCGACGCACCGGCACTCGAGCTCGTCTCGGCGCTTCTCACCGGCGGGCGCGGGTCGCGCCTGCAGCGGCTGCTGCGCGAACCCGGAATTGTCGCTGGCGTTGGTGCCTCACATTACGGTGCCGAGGATGTCGGCGTCTTTGCACTCGGAGCCGAACTCGACTCGGCGCGGCTGGCCGAGGCATTGCCGCTCGCGCTCGGTGCGGTGCGCGACCTCGCGGAACGCGAAGTCTCCGACGGTGAACTCGACCGGGTGCGCACGCTGTTGCTGATGCGGTTGCGTCGCCGGCTCGAACGCTACGAGAGTCGTGCGACGGCGCTTGCCGGCGCCGAGGCCGATGGCGATGTGGCCCACCTCGATCGCGAAGAGGCGGAGTTGCTCGACGTGACGCCCGCCCAGCTGCGCGAAGTCGCGGCACGCTATCTCGACACCGGCGCCCTCTCGGCGGTGGCCTACCTGCCGCAGCAGGACTCGACGCCGTTCGATCTGAACGATCTGATGGCGGCGCGCAATGCACCGGCCGCGGCGCCGCGGCCCAGTGAGGAAGTCGCCTGGCGCACCCGGCCCGCGACGCTCCCCGTGCGAATTACTCGTCGGACGGCGCACGGCGTGCATCATCTGGCGCTGCCGGGTCTCGATCTGCTCACGGCACGGCACGGCGACGTGCCGCAGGTGTCGCTCGCCATCTATCGCCGGCGAACCGAACGCGAGCAGCTCGACAACGCCGGACTTGCTGCACTCGCCGTCCGATCGATGGTGCGGGGCACCACCGATCGTGACGCTGCACAGCTCGCTCTCGCGATGGAGTCTCTCGGTGGCGTGCTCTCGCCATCACTCGGCGGCGATGTCGTCGCCTTTGGCGCGTCGGTCGTAGCGGAGCGCGTGGCGCACGCGGCGGAGTTGCTGCGCGATGTGCTGACCTCGCCGCGCTTCGACCCGGCATCGGTCGAGATCGAGCGGGCGCTGTTGCTCGACGATGCCCGGGCCGTCGCGGACGACATGGGCCGCTTCCCGTTCCAGCTCGCGCTGGGGCAGGCGTTCTCCGACGCCGGCTACGGCGCGCCAGCGCTCGGCACCGCCGAGTCGCTCGCCGCGCTCACCTTGCAGGACGTGCGCAACTGGCATCAGCGCGCCATCGCGAAGGGACCCACCACCGTGGTCGCGGTCGGCGATGCAGATCCGGAGGCGCTCGCCGATCAGCTCGCCGCCGTCTTCAGCGGCATCGGCACCGACGCGCCCGATGCACCGCCCGGGATGCCCGCGCTGATCGCGTCGGGGCAGCGTCTCGAACATCGCGATCGCCAGCAATCGGCCCTCGCGATGATTTTCCCCGGCCCCGCGCGCACCGACCCGCGGCGCTTCGCGGCCGAAGTCTGGTCGGCGGTCGCCGGCGGACTCGGCGGGCGGCTCTTCGAATCGTTGCGGAGCGCGCGCTCGCTGGCGTACACCGTGATGGCATCGTCGTGGCAGCGGCGCGAAGCGGGTGCGTTGCTGACCTACATCGCGATGGCTCCCGAACGTCTCGACGAGGCGCGCGACGCGATGCTGGAGGAACTCGCGGCATTCCGCGACGCACCGCCCACGGCCGATGAACTGCAGCGTTCCGTTGCGATGCTCGCGGGGCAGGCCGAGATCGCGCGGCAGGGCGCGGGGGCACTGGCCGGCGAGATCGCCGATGCCTGGCTCCTAGGAGAAGGGTTGATCGAACTCGACGACCCGGGCGCGCCCTACCGCAGCGTGACGGCGGAGGCGGTTCACGAAGTGGCGGCAGCCTCGCTCGATCCGGCGCGCCGGGCCGAGGGCGTCGTCGCGGCAGGGCTGCCGGGGTAG
- a CDS encoding ABC transporter ATP-binding protein: MIRFEAASKSYVSLIRRRRVDALADFSIEMQRGEVVGIAGPNGAGKSTLISLMMGFLHPTSGSVTVNGMSPRTYVASEGVGYLTELVNLPPRWKVPHTLHRMASLSGVPSAQRESAVQGMMARLGLEEHAAKQVRQLSKGNLQRLGLGQALLGDFDIVVLDEPTHGLDPVWTQRFRDVVAELRRPDRLVVIASHNLDELELLADRVAILNHGRLQRIVEHGTASTGAALMVWRVTFEGAPDVASVLAGATEVAGRPGTWRITATRSGLSAGLGVLLSGGAILIECSPEESRLETEFRAAVGS; the protein is encoded by the coding sequence GTGATTCGATTCGAAGCTGCCAGTAAAAGCTATGTGTCGCTCATCCGTCGTCGCCGCGTCGATGCGCTCGCCGATTTCTCGATCGAGATGCAGCGCGGTGAAGTCGTCGGCATTGCCGGCCCCAACGGGGCTGGCAAGTCAACACTGATCTCGCTGATGATGGGCTTCCTCCACCCTACGTCGGGGTCGGTCACCGTCAACGGCATGAGTCCCCGCACCTATGTGGCCAGCGAGGGCGTCGGTTACCTCACCGAACTCGTCAACCTGCCGCCCCGCTGGAAGGTGCCCCACACGCTGCATCGGATGGCCTCACTCTCGGGCGTGCCGTCGGCGCAGCGCGAATCCGCGGTGCAGGGAATGATGGCGCGCCTCGGCCTCGAAGAGCACGCGGCGAAGCAGGTCCGGCAACTCTCCAAGGGAAACCTCCAGCGCCTCGGCCTCGGCCAGGCGCTGCTCGGCGATTTCGACATCGTGGTGCTCGACGAACCAACCCACGGTCTCGATCCGGTCTGGACCCAGCGATTCCGTGATGTCGTCGCGGAGTTGCGCCGTCCCGACCGACTGGTCGTCATCGCCTCGCACAATCTCGACGAACTCGAACTCCTCGCCGATCGCGTCGCGATTCTCAATCACGGCCGGCTGCAGCGCATTGTCGAACACGGCACCGCGTCGACGGGTGCTGCGCTGATGGTGTGGCGGGTCACCTTCGAAGGCGCGCCCGACGTGGCGTCAGTGCTGGCGGGCGCCACTGAAGTGGCCGGACGTCCGGGGACCTGGCGGATCACCGCCACGCGTTCCGGACTCAGCGCCGGACTCGGTGTGCTGCTGAGCGGCGGCGCCATCCTGATCGAGTGCTCGCCCGAAGAGAGTCGCCTCGAAACCGAATTCCGCGCGGCGGTGGGATCATGA